A window from Bufo bufo chromosome 1, aBufBuf1.1, whole genome shotgun sequence encodes these proteins:
- the LOC120986953 gene encoding protein kinase C delta type-like → MCKNVFYAAELVCGIQFLHSKGIIHRDLKPENILVAETGHVKITDFGLALENMLGDRTATEYAGTKGYVAPEMLAKEEYGVGVDWYSFGVILKETITSQCTYHPARSGAKDIIKKLLQRDPAKRLGVHGNIRGHHFFQHIDWVSVEALRMPPPHIPVPSIPQRRARRINLDGMEAAAAKKGPLPSKHQAIFRGFSFVTRMKIIKEYEGWIAIGTGLEHLEDP, encoded by the exons atgtgtaagaatgt ATTCTATGCCGCTGAGCTCGTGTGTGGCATCCAATTTCTCCATTCTAAGGGCATCATCCACAGAGACCTTAAGCCCGAGAACatcctggtggctgagacgggccATGTTAAGATCACGGATTTCGGTCTCGCACTTGAGAACATGCTTGGAGACCGAACAGCCACCGAATATGCTGGGACAAAGGGCTATGTGGCTCCTGAG ATGCTGGCTAAGGAGGAGTATGGCGTCGGAGTGGACTGGTATTCATTTGGTGTCATCTTAAAGGAAACGATTACCAGTCAGTGCACTTACCATCCTGCACGCTCCGGCGCTAAAGACATCATTAAAAAG CTCCTCCAGAGAGATCCTGCCAAGCGCTTAGGAGTCCACGGGAACATCAGAGGCCATCATTTCTTCCAGCATATTGACTGGGTCTCTGTGGAAGCCCTTCGGATGCCCCCACCACACATCCCTGTA CCATCTATACCTCAACGCCGTGCCAGACGAATTAATCTGGACGGAATGGAGGCAGCAGCGGCCAAGAAGGGACCTTTACCATCTAAACATCAGGCCATTTTCAGAGGGTTTTCATTTGTCACCCG TATGAAGATCATAAAAGAATATGAAGGCTGGATAGCAATTGGCACTGGACTGGAACATCTGGAAGACCCTTGA